Genomic DNA from Deinococcota bacterium:
CTCCTCGCGGACCGTGACGGGCACATCGCCGGCGAACTCGAGCACGATGCGATCAAAGTCGCCCGACAGCTGAGGTTGGCTCAGTTGGGGTTGGGTCACCGCCGTCAAGGTCACCCGGGGAAAAAAGACGGCGACCGTACCCGTCTCGGGGATCAGCGCGACGCGGCCACCAAAGGCCGCCGCCAGAGCGCGCACCTGCACGTAGACCACGCCGCCCTGAAGCACCCCGCCGAGGGCGGCGACCTCGCGACCCTCGACGCGCATGGCGCTCCTGTCGGCGGCGGCCTGGGCGGCGCCGGCGTAGACGCGCAGCGCGGCGACCCGGCCCGACATCTGAAAGAGCGCCAGCTCGCGCTCGGCGTCGTAGAAAAACCGCGCCCCGACGGCCTGGGCGAGGGGCGCCGCGGCCGCGTAGGAGGTGTTGGCGACCGAAAAGGCGACCCCCTCCCCTACCGGATTGCCGTTGACGGCGAGGCCCTGTGCCGGCGCCCAGGCGGCGAGCGCCAGCAGCAAGAAGGCGAGCCGCTTCATCTGGCGCGCTCCATCTGCCGCTGGGCGTCCTTTTTGGCCTGGTCCTGACGCTTGTCGTAGCGCTTTTTGCCCCGGCCCAGGGCCACGACCAGCTTGGCCCAGCCGTCCTTGAAGTAGAGCTTGGTGGGAACCAGGGTGAGACCCTGGCGCTCGAGGCCCTTTTTGATCTCGGCGATCTCGCGCCGCTTCAGGAGCAGCTTGCGGCTGCGCCGCGGCTCGTGGTTGTTGTAGCTGGCATCCTGGTAGGGCGGGATGTGCATGCCTTCCAGCCAGACCTCGCCGCTCTTGATCCGGGCAAAGGCCTCTTGCAGCGTCGCGCCACCCTGGCGCAAGGACTTGACCTCGCTGCCGGTGAGCGCGATGCCGGTCTCAAAGCTCTCGAGCAGTTCGTAGTCGAAGGATGCACGGCGGTTTTGGATCATCATGGCGTCAACCTCATGGCGTTAACCTCTGCCCTCAGATCATAGCAAGGGAAGATGAAGGCGAGTCGCAATTGAAAAACGGATTGTTGTTTGCTGTTCGAGGAGCAGTATCATGTGATTTTATTCACGATACCTCAACTCGTGAATTATTTGTCGCTTGTTCTCTAACTCCATCACTCCAAAAAGGCCACCATATCCCGCGGGTCGACGTCGATTCTGAGCCGCGCCGCGCCCCTGTAGACGAGCGCGGGCTGGATGAGCCTGACGAGGCGCGCGTGGCACTCGCTACGCAAAACGAGTTGATAGCAGTAGTAGCCGCGCAGACGTTCGACAGGTGCGGGTGCCGGACCCAACAGCTCTTCGTCGGTAGCGCCGCCCGTGCGCAAGGCTCCGGCCAGCCAAGCAGCGGCCCGCTCCGCGACGGGCCGCTGCTTGGCGGCAATCTGCAGGTGGGCCAACAGCCGGTAGGGGGTATAGTCATACCTCTCGCGCCGCTCCAGGAGCTCACGGCTGTAGCGGAGACCACCCTCCTCGTCGCG
This window encodes:
- the smpB gene encoding SsrA-binding protein SmpB — encoded protein: MMIQNRRASFDYELLESFETGIALTGSEVKSLRQGGATLQEAFARIKSGEVWLEGMHIPPYQDASYNNHEPRRSRKLLLKRREIAEIKKGLERQGLTLVPTKLYFKDGWAKLVVALGRGKKRYDKRQDQAKKDAQRQMERAR